In Pelosinus sp. IPA-1, a genomic segment contains:
- a CDS encoding HNH endonuclease, with protein MNYWLIVHDIEAFNGGLKGDDSNTIGFQASTYNAKNVEPGDMLVYYLKNDIALKGIYKVKPKPWYGVKNWVSDYQIDILPVIQLDKPCDFKEVLSCLELFNGIEKWQQKIQGTNGIRELSENDFIVLKDYVAKFAHFENQFSSDNSIDCFHINVEIPPLLKNVGTSQYTDGVRIEKEFHDVFNPPNSPFYTSRGSARQIKILFNNKIFDAKYYFEGQEDKAVTLQSIRFRKKIKAEFQKVFPEQIGQFAIQVGHDLNHFIFSHSSVVFDDGEEFEEDDRTYDETKQAFRLHKLRERKPEVIKKAKDKFLKKHGRLFCQACGFDFKKVYGARGTGFIEGHHTKLVSEMKEGEKTKVEDISLLCSNCHKMIHRKPLINVEQLAFWIKYQSNT; from the coding sequence ATGAATTATTGGCTAATCGTGCATGATATTGAAGCTTTTAATGGTGGATTAAAGGGTGATGATTCGAATACTATAGGTTTTCAAGCATCTACCTATAACGCAAAAAATGTTGAGCCTGGAGATATGCTTGTTTATTACTTAAAAAATGACATTGCACTAAAAGGCATTTATAAGGTTAAGCCTAAGCCATGGTATGGGGTTAAAAACTGGGTCAGTGATTACCAGATAGACATATTGCCAGTAATTCAATTAGATAAACCTTGTGATTTCAAAGAAGTACTTTCATGTCTTGAACTGTTTAATGGTATTGAAAAATGGCAACAAAAGATACAAGGTACAAATGGAATTAGAGAATTATCTGAGAATGATTTTATTGTATTAAAAGACTACGTTGCCAAGTTTGCGCACTTTGAGAATCAATTCTCTTCTGATAATAGCATTGATTGTTTTCATATCAATGTAGAAATACCACCATTGCTAAAAAATGTTGGAACATCTCAATACACTGATGGTGTGCGAATAGAAAAAGAGTTTCATGATGTTTTTAATCCACCTAATTCACCATTCTATACGTCCAGAGGATCAGCAAGACAAATAAAGATTTTATTTAACAATAAGATTTTTGATGCGAAGTATTACTTTGAAGGACAGGAAGATAAGGCAGTAACATTGCAAAGTATACGTTTTAGAAAAAAAATTAAAGCGGAATTTCAAAAAGTATTTCCCGAACAAATAGGGCAATTTGCGATCCAAGTTGGACATGATTTGAATCATTTTATTTTTAGCCATTCTTCCGTTGTTTTTGATGATGGAGAAGAGTTTGAAGAGGATGATCGTACTTATGATGAAACTAAGCAGGCTTTTAGACTTCATAAACTTAGGGAAAGAAAACCAGAGGTTATAAAAAAAGCTAAAGATAAGTTTCTAAAGAAACATGGCAGATTATTTTGTCAGGCTTGTGGTTTTGATTTCAAAAAGGTGTATGGAGCTAGGGGAACTGGCTTTATTGAAGGTCACCATACTAAGTTGGTCAGTGAAATGAAAGAGGGTGAAAAAACCAAGGTTGAAGATATTTCTTTGTTATGTTCTAATTGCCATAAAATGATTCATAGAAAACCATTAATAAATGTTGAACAATTAGCTTTTTGGATAAAGTACCAATCTAACACTTAA